The Desulfofundulus luciae genome contains the following window.
CTTATGGTCGGGATTTGTCATGCCTGGGGTTGGCTGCCACTTGTTTGATGGCGTTGGTAATGGCCGCGATTACCTGTGCCTTCCCGCCTATCTGGTCAAAATTTACTTTTGTATAAATCGTACCCTCATCGGACACTACGTAGTGAGGGGGCAATTGATTTAAAGCCAGAGCCATAATATCATCCTGGCAGCGGGTACAGGTACAGGTCCCGGGGTTGTTTTTGGCATATTCTTTTAATACCTCTGGTAAAAACCGCTGCACTACCACTTCAGTGTAGTTGTGGATCACAAAAAGGTCACTCCTTTCTCCTGCCCCCTATAAGCGCAAGGTAGCGATTAGCCGCTTAGGATGCAGCAACAGGTCCAGGCCCTGGCAGATGTCCGTGACAACCACGTCGGCTGCCACAAGGGCCTGTACCGAGGCACCTTCCGGTCCCAAAACAACGATCCCCAGGGCGGCGTTTTTAAGCATCAGGCTATCGTTGGTACCGTTGCCAATGGTTACTGTATGTTGTGTACCCAGTTTCTCAATAAATTTTAGCTTTTGGCTGCCCCCTTCTCCCCGCTCCAGGACGTGCACGAAGGCCTTAATATTACGGCAGGCCTTTTCCCCCGTTCCAAAGGTGTCGGCTGTAAGCACGTGGATCGCTAGTTTTTCGGCAAGGGTGTTTAGCCTTTCCTCTACTCCTGGAAGCAGGGTGCCGTCTTTGGCCATCGTGCCGTTAAAATCCAGAACAAGGTGTTGCAGTTGTAGCATCCCCCGCTCCGGTATTTTCACGGTAAGCAATTCTACCCCTCCCTTGTCGAAGGATAAGGTTTATCACATAACTTAGTCTCCCAGGCAAATTCCCAGTTGCCTTGCCGAGAGCAGCAGATCGCTGTCAAGGGGTACGGAGCGGATCTGACCCGTAGCTTCCGTCAGGGGTACGGCATCAATGGTGGTACCCCGGAGGCAGACCATGTGTCCGAAACGCCCCTCCATAACCAGCCGAACTGCCCCCGTGCCGTAGCGTGTGGCCAGAATGCGGTCAAAAGCCGTAGGGGAACCTCCCCTTTGTAGATGTCCCAGTATGGTGACCCTGGTTTCTTTTCCGGTGGCTTCTTCGACCTGTTGAGCCACTACATGGCCGATGCCACCTAAACGAATGGGATCAAAGCTGTCCTCCACCCTTTTTTGAACCACTAATTCTCCGTCCACTGGTTTGGCCCCTTCGGCCACCACGATGATGCTAAACTTTTTACCCTGTACTTCCCGCTGATTGATCATTTCAATGACCTTCTCAATGCGGTAGGGAATTTCAGGAATCAAGATTACATCCGCCCCACCGGCCACCCCGGCGGCCAGAGCTATCCACCCGGCATAACGCCCCATTACCTCCAGAACCATAACCCGGTGGTGGGATTCTGCCGTGGTGTGTAACTTGTCCAGGGCTTCGGTGGCGGTAGTAAGGGCAGTATCAAAACCAAAAGTTTGATCTGTGGCCAGCAGATCGTTGTCGATGGTCTTAGGAACTCCAACCACAGATAATCCTTTGGCGTGTAGCTCTTTAGCAATGGCCAGGCTGCCATCTCCACCGATAACGATCAGGGCATCGACCCCGTGGATGCTGATATTTTCAAAAATACGATCGCTTACGTCTACGAAAACCTTTTTCCCGCCCTTAACCACTGGATAATGAAAGGGATTATCACGGTTGGTGGTACCGAGAATGGTTCCACCCCGGGGCAGGATACCGACTACATCCTTTTCCGTAAGCTCCCGGGCCTGGTTCTTAATCAATCCCCCAAAACCATTTAAAAAGCCAATTACCGAAAGCCCATATTCCCTGATAGCTACTTTTACCACCGCCCTGATGACGGCGTTTAATCCGGGAGCATCGCCCCCGCCGGTTAATACACCAATGCGTTTAATTTTGGCTGGACCAGCCATGGTCGAACCTCCCCCATACGTTTTAAGCAAAAGAGCATCACTCGCTTTTATCCCCACACTTTTCACTCATCCTGATTAACCCAATGATTCCCCGTAATGGTGCTGTGCTCCTCCAGGAATCGTTTTATGATAGCGTTTATTTCTCCTGGCCGTTCCAGCATCATCATGTGGCCGGCCCCGTGAATAATCTCTAATTCGGCCCTGGGCAGCTTCTGTTTTAGATACTGGCCGTACTTTACCGGCGTGAGCAGGTCCTGATCGGCGGCAATGACCAGGGCGGGGACATCGATAAAAGGCAGGACACCCATCAAGTCAAAACCGTTACAGGCCGTAAAGTCTGCCAGGTATACTGAGGATGGAACGGATTCCATTTCCCTGCGGGCAGCTTCCAGCAGAGCAGGGGGCGCGTTTTTGCCGTAAGCCAGTTGGATCAGCTCCGCATAGTGTTCTCCCCTTTGGAAGGTCTCCAGCAAAGCCGGTAGCACTCGCAGGCGAGCACCAGTTCCAATCAAGACCATCCCGGCCAGTTTCTCTGGATAACAGCGGGCAAAATCCAGGGTGATTGCCCCTCCCATAGAATGTCCGGCCAGGAAAAATGGATGACCAATTAGCCTTTCCGCAAAAGCATAAATAAATTCGTTGTAAGCAGCAATAGCATCGGCTGCTTTTCCCTGCGACTGGCCGTGACCGGGTAGATCCACTGCCAGCACCAGGTAGTCTTCTTTTAAACCGTTGAGTTGGTGAAGCCAGTGGCGGTGACTCCCCCCTGCTCCGTGGATAAAAAGGATGGTTTGCTTTGGCTCCTTATTTTGGGGCATCCCAGCGGTGTAATGGTAAGTGAGTCCTTCAAGGGTTATAAAAGGCATCAGGTAACCCTCCATGAAAAAATTACCGGCGTCAGGACCGGTAAAAGATTAAATGCTTTAGGTGAATTGCTGCTGCTTACGTTTAGTGATGCCCTTGGGCGTCGCAGCTATGGGTTGGCTTCTCTTCCACATCCTCATACTTTTTCCACATGATGGTGAATGCAGAGCCAATCACCAGCATCACCAGCGTAGTGAAAAACCCGAAGACAACCCCCTGCCACCATTGTTCGAAAAACATTTTCCCCCTCCTCTTTGCCCCGGATCCTTTTTGACGGTACGTTATTTCCGGGGTTTCTTATTATTCATTTGTTCGTTCAGTTAGTTCGTTTATAACACGTTTTAACTGTTGCAAAGATTCGCCATAACCTGCCCAGTCTCCGCCTCTGAGCTTTTCCATGGCCTGATCGTAAAGCCTGCTGGCCTCCCGTGCCAATTCAGCCACTGACTGGTCACCGGTGGCTGGTTGCGCTCCCGGTGTGGTTTGGCCCGTTTCCCCTTTGCCTTCGGAGAAGATGCGCTTTAGGGCCTCCTCTAGGGTTGGTTCCATGACCACCTGGTCGCCGTGGACTACAATTACCCGGCGCAGTTCGGGCATTTTGCTTTGTTCTGCCTGCAGGTACAACGGCTCCACGTACAACAGGGAGTCCTTGACCGGTATCACCAGCAGGTTACCCCGGAAGACTCGGGAACCCCGCTGATCCCACAGGGAGAGTTGCTGGGAAATGGTGGTGTCCTGGTTAATGCGCGCTTCAATTTGCATGGGGCCGTACACCAGTTCCTGCTTGGGAAACTCGTATACCAGCAACCGGCCGTAATTAGGGCCGTCCGACCTGCCCGCCAGCCAGGCCACCATATTCTTTTTATTTTGGGGAATAAAGGGCAGGATCTGTATATATTCGGGCTCTTTTTCCCCGGGCAGCCTGGTGATAATGTAATAGGCCTCCATAAGCTCTTCCTTGTCTTCAACTATCTCGGTGGGCCTATCCCATTTATCTTCTTTATTGTAAAAGATCCGGTAGTCCTCCATGTGATAAATAGCATATTTTTGTGCCTGGATCATAAAGAGGTCCTCGGGATAACGGGTGTGAGCCCTCAGGGCTTCAGGCATTTCGGCAAGGGGCCGGAAGACACCCGGGAATATTTTGCTGTAGGTTTGGATTATGGGATCATCCTTGTCGGCAATATAAAAATCAACGCTTCCATCGTAGGCATCAACCACTACCTTCACTGCATTGCGGATGTAGTTCAGCCGGTGGTTATAGGGTTCAGCACAAGGGAACATGTTGGTGGTTGTATAGGCATCCCACATCCAGTACAGCTTGCCGTTGGCCAATACAATATAGGGATCTCTGTCGTAGGTCAGGAAAGGTACCAGTTTAGGTACGCGTTCGTAGATGTTGCGGTAATAAAGCACCTGGCTTTCATTGGTGATGTCTCCGGAAAGAAACAACCGGTAGTCCCCGAAAGAGATGGCAAATAACAGC
Protein-coding sequences here:
- a CDS encoding late competence development ComFB family protein; this translates as MIHNYTEVVVQRFLPEVLKEYAKNNPGTCTCTRCQDDIMALALNQLPPHYVVSDEGTIYTKVNFDQIGGKAQVIAAITNAIKQVAANPRHDKSRP
- a CDS encoding HAD family hydrolase; amino-acid sequence: MKIPERGMLQLQHLVLDFNGTMAKDGTLLPGVEERLNTLAEKLAIHVLTADTFGTGEKACRNIKAFVHVLERGEGGSQKLKFIEKLGTQHTVTIGNGTNDSLMLKNAALGIVVLGPEGASVQALVAADVVVTDICQGLDLLLHPKRLIATLRL
- a CDS encoding 6-phosphofructokinase, encoding MAGPAKIKRIGVLTGGGDAPGLNAVIRAVVKVAIREYGLSVIGFLNGFGGLIKNQARELTEKDVVGILPRGGTILGTTNRDNPFHYPVVKGGKKVFVDVSDRIFENISIHGVDALIVIGGDGSLAIAKELHAKGLSVVGVPKTIDNDLLATDQTFGFDTALTTATEALDKLHTTAESHHRVMVLEVMGRYAGWIALAAGVAGGADVILIPEIPYRIEKVIEMINQREVQGKKFSIIVVAEGAKPVDGELVVQKRVEDSFDPIRLGGIGHVVAQQVEEATGKETRVTILGHLQRGGSPTAFDRILATRYGTGAVRLVMEGRFGHMVCLRGTTIDAVPLTEATGQIRSVPLDSDLLLSARQLGICLGD
- a CDS encoding alpha/beta fold hydrolase, whose protein sequence is MPFITLEGLTYHYTAGMPQNKEPKQTILFIHGAGGSHRHWLHQLNGLKEDYLVLAVDLPGHGQSQGKAADAIAAYNEFIYAFAERLIGHPFFLAGHSMGGAITLDFARCYPEKLAGMVLIGTGARLRVLPALLETFQRGEHYAELIQLAYGKNAPPALLEAARREMESVPSSVYLADFTACNGFDLMGVLPFIDVPALVIAADQDLLTPVKYGQYLKQKLPRAELEIIHGAGHMMMLERPGEINAIIKRFLEEHSTITGNHWVNQDE